Proteins encoded together in one Telopea speciosissima isolate NSW1024214 ecotype Mountain lineage chromosome 6, Tspe_v1, whole genome shotgun sequence window:
- the LOC122664443 gene encoding uncharacterized protein LOC122664443: MADQGSFIVNSTAPPPSSIAPPTPGSGAHHFLSIKLNSTNHIYWNTQVVPYLIGHRIYDYVIGDKPCPDDPEKAAEWRVQDAAIMSLLITSLDKDALPLAVGRLSEEIWDALTTAFSNPNTPRILALNFALQNLVHKHDETISQFVHRAKELFDELAAAGKPLPIKDINIIFRSLREEYQSVVPTMMYRQPSLSYSELHGLLMSHESLITS; this comes from the coding sequence ATGGCCGACCAAGGCAGCTTCATTGTCAACTCCACCGCCCCTCCCCCATCATCCATTGCACCCCCCACACCTGGCTCGGGTGCTCATCACTTTCTCTCAATCAAACTCAACTCTACAAATCACATCTACTGGAACACGCAGGTTGTCCCTTACCTAATCGGACATCGCATTTATGACTATGTTATTGGCGACAAACCATGCCCCGATGATCCTGAGAAAGCAGCAGAATGGCGTGTTCAAGATGCCGCCATTATGAGTCTCCTTATCACCTCTCTTGACAAAGATGCTCTACCACTGGCTGTTGGTCGTCTAAGCGAAGAGATCTGGGACGCCCTCACAACAGCCTTTAGCAATCCCAACACTCCACGCATACTTGCCCTCAACTTTGCACTTCAAAACTTGGTGCACAAGCATGATGAAACCATTTCTCAATTCGTCCATCGAGCAAAGGAACTTTTCGATGAACTGGCTGCCGCAGGCAAGCCGCTCCCCATAAAGGACATCAACATTATCTTCCGGTCTTTACGAGAAGAATATCAATCCGTCGTTCCTACCATGATGTATCGCCAACCATCGCTATCTTACTCTGAACTTCATGGGCTCCTCATGAGTCATGAGTCTCTCATCACCTCATGA
- the LOC122664442 gene encoding uncharacterized protein LOC122664442 yields MDYLVSGGPAQPPSISRGFSPLEQAEACALCTDLNHYVTDCYLAAQYSEFIQEKVQAAQGFANPGNNPFSNTYNPGWRNHPNFSWKNPPNPPFRPPFNAQPNAYRGGQQQPYSQPQHTPSFESEVMKVLKGIEWKVGINDQLLHSHTHSISKLETQIGQLAKAVNKRETGQLPSQPIGNPNSVQIGRGKEQLQSVKELRNGKRVEIHDTPPTYEDFPSNTPQQTTPAESTPTHAEVESEENIEKQNERPVGEGPQLDKYTPRVPFPDALKTPSSPPYGKQGEKMKEMLDLFQQVHINLPLLDAIKQVPAYAKFLKDLCTQKRKLRNQTPKTIHITEQVSAVITDLPPKLKDPGTPLISCVIGDLSIDKALLDLGASVNILPGSIFERFGLGELKSTEVILQLADRSVKRPHGLLEDVLVKVDDLYFPVDFLVLDMESTSAKLPPIILGRPFLATANACINCKSGAMDISFGNKKLRLNIFNASLGPYREDECFALDMIDEAVSQYTSQILTNDPLQLVMSYGAEGFDEEAYTEEVNTMLDLKPSSEKPPWTYRYEPLPSLATSPKPSSLESPPQLELKPLPHTLKYAFLGKEETLPVMISSDLTDRQESLLLEVLSAHKVAIGWSLADLKGINPSVCMHRIYCEDRAKSVQDPQRRLNPNMREVVKNEVVKWFDAGIIYPILDSQWVSPTQVVPKKSEITVVPNYQGDLIPTRTTTGWRVCIDYRKLNKVTRKDHFPLPFIDQILEKLAGQSYYYFLNGYSGYNQVPIFPGDQEKTTFTCPFGTFAFRRMPFGLCNAPATFQRHFIKDFGLISMPLCNLLAKDAPFVFDEKCLTAFHTLGTALSEAPIIRSPDWSLPFEIMCDASDYAMGVVLGQRVDGKPSVIYYGSRSLSDAQFNYTTTEKELLAIVFALDKFCSYLLGLRVIVFSDHAALRHLLSKHDTKPRLIWWILLLQKGSENVAADHLSRILLDPSPTSELVRETFPDEQLFFVSSKLTPWYATIVNYLIVGQLPPDWDKAARDKFLSTVRYYYLEDPELFRYCSDQVVRRCVPERKLRSRWDGPFVVVSVAPHGAIEIRNPQNGKTFKVNGQRLKPYVDGLADGQLIESLDLVDVDYDYASDGLP; encoded by the exons atggactacCTGGTGTCCGGAGGACCTGCCCAACCCCCATCAATCTCAAGGGGATTTTCTCCACTTGAGCAAGCTGAAGCTTGTGCCCTCTGTACTGACCTAAATCACTATGTGACTGATTGTTATTTAGCAGCACAATATTCTGAATTTATCCAGGAAAAGGTACAAGCCGCTCAGGGTTTTGCCAACCCGGGTAACAACCCATTTTCCAATACCTATAACCCGGGATGGCGAAATCACCCTAATTTTTCATGGAAAAACCCTCCTAATCCACCATTTAGGCCACCATTCAATGCCCAACCTAATGCCTATAGGGGTGGACAACAGCAACCTTACTCTCAACCTCAACATACCCCATCTTTTGAGAGTGAGGTAATGAAGGTGCTAAAAGGTATTGAGTGGAAAGTGGGAATCAATGACCAATTATTGCACTCCCACACTCACTCTATCAGCAAGCTAGAGACCCAGATTGGTCAACTTGCCAAAGCCGTCAATAAGAGAGAGACTGGCCAACTACCAAGCCAACCTATTGGAAACCCCAATAGTGTTCAAATAGGAAGGGGTAAGGAACAACTCCAGTCGGTTAAAGAGTTGAGGAATGGTAAGAGGGTGGAAATACATGACACACCACCTACCTATGAGGACTTCCCCTCTAATACCCCTCAACAGACCACACCAGCAGAGTCAACCCCAACCCATGCAGAAGTTGAATCAGAG GAAAATATTGAGAAGCAGAATGAGCGACCAGTTGGGGAGGGACCTCAACTGGATAAGTATACACCCCGAGTCCCTTTCCCTGATGCTCTCAAAACTCCATCCTCTCCCCCATATGGGAAGCaaggagagaagatgaaggagatgttGGATTTGTTTCAACAAGTCCACATCAACCTTCCATTATTGGATGCAATCAAGCAGGTTCCAGCTTACGCTAAGTTTCTGAAAGACCTATGCACTCAGAAGCGTAAGCTGAGGAACCAAACTCCCAAAACCATACACATCACAGAACAGGTAAGTGCAGTTATCACTGACCTACCCCCCAAACTGAAGGATCCTGGTACACCACTCATCTCTTGTGTCATTGGAGACCTCTCcattgataaagcattgttggatctgggggctagtgtgaatatccTACCTGGTTCGATTTTTGAGAGGTTTGGATTAGGAGAGTTGAAGTCCACTGAAGTCATACTTCAGTTAGCTGATCGTTCTGTGAAAAGACCTCATGGACTTCTAGAGGATGTTCTTGTGAAGGTAGATGATTTATACTTCCCAGTGGACTTCCTAGTCCTTGATATGGAATCTACCTCAGCCAAACTTCCCCCTATCATACTAGGGCGTCCATTCTTGGCGACCGCCAATGCTTGCATTAACTGCAAGTCAGGTGCCATGGACATATcgtttgggaataagaagcttcgactaaacatcttcaatgcatccctaGGACCCTACAGAGAAGACGAGTGCTTTGCTCTGGATATGATTGATGAAGCTGTATCTCAGTACACTTCCCAGATCCTTACTAATGATCCTCTGCAACTTGTGATGTCCTATGGAGCAGAAGGCTTTGATGAAGAAGCCTATACTGAAGAGGTGAACACCATGTTAGATCTTAAACCCTCTTCCGAGAAGCCTCCCTGGACCTATAGATATGAGCCTCTGCCATCCTTGGCTACATCCCCTAAGCCCTCTTCTCTGGAGTCCCCTCCACAACTGGAACTCAAGCCTCTGCCCCATACCTTAAAATATGCATTCTTGGGCAAGGAAGAGACTCTGCCGGTTATGATATCCTCTGATCTTACTGACAGGCAAGAGTCCCTCCTGTTGGAGGTTTTATCAGCTCACAAAGTCGCGATTGGCTGGTCTTTAGCTGATCTAAAGGGTATTAACCCTTCTGTTTGTATGCACCGTATCTATTGTGAAGACAGAGCCAAATCCGTGCAAGATCCACAGAGGCGCCTTAACCCTAATATGAGGGAAGTGGTGAAAAATGAAGTAGTAAAGTGGTTTGACGCGGGTATTATATACCCTATTTTGGATAGTCAGTGGGTCAGTCCAACTCAAGTTGTCCCCAAGAAATCCGAAATCACGGTAGTTCCTAACTACCAAGGTGACCTTATCCCAACTCGTACCACTACGGGTTGGCGTGTTTGTATCGACTACAGAAAGTTGAACAAGGTCACGCGTAAAGACCACTTCCCTCTGCCCTTTATTGATCAAATTCTTGAGAAATTGGCTGGGCAGAGCTACTACTATTTTCTTAACGGTTATTCGGGATACAACCAAGTCCCCATCTTTCCCGGTGACCAAGAGAAAACCACTTTCACTTGCCCATTTGGTACATTTGCCTTTAGGAGGATGCCGTTCGGGTTGTGTAATGCTCCAGCCACctttcaaag gcatttcatcaaggactttGGTCTCATCTCCATGCCCTTGTGCAATCTCCTTGCCAAGGATGCCCCATTTGTCTTTGATGAAAAGTGCCTGACTGCTTTCCATACCCTTGGGACTGCATTGTCTGAAGCACCTATTATCCGGTCACCAGACTGGTCTCTACCATTTGAGATCATGTGTGACGCCTCTGACTATGCCATGGGTGTTGTACTTGGTCAAAGGGTGGATGGGAAGCCATCTGTTATTTACTACGGTAGTAGATCCTTGTCTGATGCTCAGTTTAACTACACCACTACTGAGAAGGAGCTCCTAGCAATAGTCTTTGCCCTGGATAAATTTTGCTCCTATCTTTTGGGCTTGAGGGTGATAGTCTTCTCGGATCATGCAGCCCTTAGGCACCTTCTTTCAAAGCATGACACCAAGCCAAGGTTGATCTGGTGGATTCTTCTCCTTCAGAAGGGGTCAGAAAATGTTGCAGCAGACCATTTATCCCGGATTCTTCTGGATCCCTCTCCTACATCGGAGTTGGTTCGGGAAACTTTCCCTGATGAGCAGTTGTTTTTCGTTTCGTCGAAACTGACTCCATGGTACGCAACTATAGTGAACTATCTCATTGTTGGCCAATTACCTCCTGATTGGGATAAAGCAGCTCGAGATAAGTTTCTCTCTACTGTGCGATACTACTACTTGGAGGATCCAGAGTTGTTTCGATACTGTTCAGATCAGGTCGTTCGTCGTTGTGTCCCTGAGA GGAAattgagatctcggtgggatGGGCCTTTTGTGGTTGTATCTGTCGCACCTCATGGTGCTATTGAGATCAGGAATCCACAAAATGGGAAAACCTTCAAGGTTAACGGTCAAAGACTGAAACCCTATGTTGATGGCCTTGCTGATGGTCAATTAATTGAGTCTTTAGACCTAGTGGATGTAGACTATGATTATGCTTCTGATGGACTACCCTGA